A section of the Tepidanaerobacter syntrophicus genome encodes:
- a CDS encoding PTS system mannose/fructose/sorbose family transporter subunit IID: protein MMTSDANSLNELNKVTKKELRSVFWRSFTTSHSWNYERQQHMAFCYSMIPVIRKLYKNKEDRIEAYKRHLEFYNSQATMHPFIAAIVTAMEEENANNPNFDASSISAMKVALMGPLAAIGDSLLAGTLRIIATGIAAGFCTVGNILGPILFLLIYNIPTISLRYIGVTQGYKLGTTFMTRISESDIMEKVTFATSVVGLMVIGAMVASLVNVTTPIAFGIGENKIALQETLDSIFPKLLPLVTTGIIYQFIKKKAKVINVLIGIIVAGIVLSMLGIIG, encoded by the coding sequence ATGATGACTTCTGATGCTAATTCTTTGAACGAATTAAACAAAGTTACTAAAAAAGAATTAAGAAGCGTGTTTTGGAGGTCATTTACAACGTCCCATTCGTGGAATTATGAAAGACAACAACATATGGCATTTTGTTACTCAATGATTCCTGTTATTAGAAAACTCTATAAAAACAAAGAAGATAGAATAGAAGCTTATAAAAGACATCTTGAATTTTATAATTCTCAAGCAACAATGCATCCTTTCATAGCAGCTATTGTAACAGCAATGGAAGAAGAAAATGCTAATAATCCAAATTTTGATGCTTCATCTATTAGCGCTATGAAAGTTGCATTAATGGGACCACTTGCAGCAATTGGAGATTCCTTATTAGCTGGCACATTAAGGATAATTGCTACAGGAATTGCTGCTGGATTTTGCACTGTGGGTAATATTCTTGGTCCGATATTATTTTTGCTTATTTACAATATACCTACAATTTCACTGCGCTATATAGGGGTAACGCAAGGATATAAACTTGGCACCACCTTTATGACAAGGATATCAGAAAGTGATATTATGGAAAAAGTTACATTTGCAACCTCGGTAGTTGGGTTAATGGTTATTGGCGCAATGGTTGCAAGTTTGGTTAATGTTACAACGCCAATTGCTTTCGGTATAGGAGAAAATAAAATAGCCCTTCAAGAAACACTTGATTCAATCTTTCCTAAGCTATTACCTTTAGTGACTACAGGAATTATTTATCAATTTATAAAAAAGAAAGCAAAAGTTATCAATGTATTAATTGGCATAATTGTTGCTGGAATTGTATTGAGTATGTTGGGCATTATAGGCTAA
- a CDS encoding transaldolase family protein, with product MIYSLDSADINTIKKGLEKFPIKAFSMNPSIAARDLKGSRKSFFESLQEIRKTIGEDAELYVQVVGESVGEMVEDAKIIRKNVSGNLLIKIPACENGFKAIQLLKEEGYKVACTAVMTLNQALLAAAAGADIIAVYISRINKNGGDGIKLLEDITKAYKLLNCNVMISAASIKDPNTVERAALAGAQCVAVSYELLEACATHPLTPITLAGFRRDWEDTYGKNKRLSEL from the coding sequence GTGATTTATAGTCTAGATTCGGCAGATATTAATACAATTAAAAAAGGTTTGGAGAAATTTCCAATAAAAGCATTTAGCATGAATCCGTCAATTGCGGCAAGAGATTTAAAAGGATCAAGGAAATCTTTTTTTGAATCTTTGCAAGAGATACGAAAAACAATTGGAGAAGATGCAGAATTATATGTGCAGGTTGTTGGAGAGTCTGTTGGTGAGATGGTTGAAGATGCTAAAATTATAAGAAAAAACGTTAGCGGAAATTTGCTCATCAAAATTCCTGCGTGCGAAAACGGATTTAAAGCCATACAATTATTAAAAGAAGAAGGGTATAAAGTAGCATGTACAGCTGTGATGACACTTAATCAGGCTCTGCTTGCTGCAGCTGCTGGAGCAGATATAATTGCAGTTTATATAAGTAGGATTAATAAAAATGGAGGAGATGGCATTAAATTATTGGAGGATATTACTAAAGCCTATAAATTGTTAAATTGTAATGTTATGATAAGCGCTGCATCAATAAAAGATCCTAATACTGTTGAAAGGGCTGCTTTAGCAGGTGCCCAATGCGTAGCTGTAAGCTATGAACTGCTTGAAGCATGTGCTACTCATCCACTAACCCCTATAACATTAGCTGGCTTTAGAAGAGATTGGGAAGATACTTACGGAAAAAATAAGAGATTATCCGAGCTATAA
- the yycF gene encoding response regulator YycF, with translation MNEKILVVDDEKPIVDILKYNLSKEGYNVLTAYDGDEAIEIALKEDPDLILLDIMLPKQDGFSVCKKLREKLTSPILMLTARGEEVDKVLGLELGADDYITKPFSMRELMARVKANLRRMAFSEPDEDAEVIKQGDLELDLKSYVVRKNGKPLDLTFREFELLRYLAAQPGQVFTREKLLEEVWGYEYYGDIRTVDVTVRRLREKVEDDPANPEYIITKRGIGYYFKKQ, from the coding sequence TTGAATGAAAAGATTTTAGTAGTGGATGATGAAAAGCCGATTGTAGATATTCTAAAGTATAACCTTTCTAAAGAAGGTTACAATGTTTTGACGGCTTATGACGGGGATGAAGCGATTGAAATCGCTTTAAAAGAAGATCCTGATTTAATATTGCTGGATATTATGCTGCCCAAGCAGGATGGTTTTTCAGTGTGTAAAAAACTTCGGGAAAAGCTTACAAGTCCTATTCTTATGCTTACGGCGCGAGGGGAAGAAGTAGACAAGGTCTTGGGCCTTGAACTTGGAGCAGATGATTATATTACAAAGCCTTTCAGCATGCGGGAACTTATGGCGCGGGTGAAGGCGAATTTAAGACGTATGGCCTTTTCAGAGCCTGATGAAGATGCTGAAGTTATAAAGCAGGGAGACTTAGAGCTTGATTTAAAAAGCTATGTTGTAAGGAAAAACGGAAAACCCCTCGATCTTACATTTAGGGAGTTTGAACTGCTTCGCTACCTTGCTGCTCAGCCGGGTCAGGTTTTTACCCGCGAAAAACTTCTTGAAGAAGTGTGGGGTTATGAGTATTATGGTGATATACGCACTGTTGATGTTACAGTAAGGCGCCTTAGGGAAAAGGTGGAAGATGACCCTGCAAATCCCGAATATATTATTACAAAAAGGGGTATAGGCTATTATTTTAAGAAGCAGTAA
- a CDS encoding ATP-binding protein translates to MFKSIQWKLVIIYIMLILLAMEIVGVFMIQSMEDYHIDTLTSTLDNKAQLICGYIERHLTPVAHPEDINDVIKGFGQEMVIAVLDPSANIITSTDDTRFQPNTKLFAPEITQATFGTASKDIRVDPKSKIAYMYYAYPVKSGGSVVGIIYLIASMKSIYDTIANTKTILLTATLISLAATGIVGFALSKTITGPIQEVTKRAASLASGDFDQHIEVKSNDEIGKLTDMFNFLTMRLKETMEEISDEKEKMEAILLNMADGVIALNNEGEVIHINPAARQMLSLDETFNGQNISAQQLGRILNIDMESLLKNKLSNSETLISTNDAILKSIYAPLRRENRIVGHIFVFQDITKQQRLENMRKEFVANVSHELRTPLTTIKSYVETLISGAMDEKEIAQQFMNVINDETDRMTRLVNNLLELSRLDNKQVKWDMKLIDAKDVLINVVNKMDMNIKRKNQILIVNTPDKVPEIFADRDRIEQVFQNILSNAYKYTPEGGKIYLDVEAADNIVRIKFRDTGIGIPKEDLPRIFERFYRVDKTRSREMGGTGLGLSIAKEIIEAHGGKILIDSEVGVGTTVTLEIPAVAATQTIK, encoded by the coding sequence ATGTTTAAAAGCATCCAGTGGAAGCTGGTTATTATATATATAATGCTTATATTGCTGGCTATGGAGATTGTAGGAGTTTTCATGATTCAATCCATGGAAGATTATCATATCGATACTTTAACCAGCACATTGGACAATAAAGCCCAGCTAATTTGCGGCTATATAGAGCGACATTTAACACCTGTTGCCCATCCGGAAGATATAAACGATGTTATAAAAGGATTCGGCCAAGAGATGGTAATCGCAGTTTTAGACCCTTCAGCAAATATTATTACATCTACAGATGATACAAGATTTCAACCTAATACAAAACTTTTTGCCCCTGAAATAACTCAAGCTACTTTTGGGACAGCATCAAAAGACATACGCGTTGATCCTAAGAGCAAGATTGCTTATATGTACTATGCTTATCCGGTAAAAAGCGGTGGTAGTGTTGTAGGCATTATATATCTAATCGCTTCTATGAAAAGCATATACGACACCATTGCAAATACAAAGACTATTTTGCTTACTGCTACCTTGATAAGCCTAGCAGCCACGGGAATAGTTGGTTTTGCCCTCTCAAAAACGATAACAGGTCCCATACAAGAGGTTACAAAACGAGCTGCATCTCTTGCAAGCGGAGATTTTGACCAGCATATAGAAGTAAAATCTAATGATGAAATAGGAAAACTTACCGATATGTTCAACTTCCTTACAATGCGCCTAAAAGAGACCATGGAAGAAATATCGGACGAAAAAGAAAAAATGGAAGCAATTTTGCTGAACATGGCAGATGGCGTCATAGCGCTAAATAACGAGGGCGAGGTAATACACATAAATCCTGCCGCCCGGCAAATGCTTTCTCTTGATGAAACTTTTAACGGCCAAAACATTTCAGCTCAACAATTAGGAAGGATCCTTAATATTGACATGGAAAGCCTGTTGAAAAACAAGCTTAGTAACAGTGAAACCCTTATAAGCACAAATGATGCAATATTAAAGTCTATTTATGCGCCATTGAGACGAGAAAATCGCATAGTTGGACACATTTTTGTATTTCAAGATATAACGAAACAGCAGCGCTTGGAAAACATGCGCAAAGAGTTTGTGGCAAACGTATCTCACGAGCTGCGCACACCGCTTACTACAATAAAAAGCTATGTGGAAACATTGATAAGCGGTGCGATGGATGAAAAAGAGATAGCGCAGCAGTTTATGAATGTTATAAATGATGAAACAGACAGGATGACTCGCCTTGTAAACAATCTTTTAGAACTGTCCCGCCTTGACAACAAGCAGGTTAAGTGGGATATGAAGCTTATAGATGCTAAAGATGTCTTAATTAACGTGGTCAACAAGATGGATATGAATATTAAAAGAAAAAACCAAATCCTCATCGTAAATACGCCGGATAAGGTGCCGGAAATATTTGCAGACCGGGATAGAATAGAGCAAGTCTTTCAAAATATCCTCAGCAATGCTTATAAATATACTCCTGAAGGAGGAAAAATCTATCTAGATGTAGAGGCAGCAGACAATATCGTGAGAATAAAATTCAGGGATACAGGAATCGGAATACCAAAAGAAGATCTTCCACGGATTTTTGAGCGTTTTTACAGGGTTGACAAAACCAGATCCAGGGAGATGGGGGGCACAGGCTTGGGTCTTTCCATAGCAAAAGAAATCATAGAAGCTCATGGAGGCAAAATACTTATAGACAGCGAAGTAGGAGTAGGCACAACTGTTACCCTTGAAATTCCTGCAGTAGCTGCTACTCAGACGATAAAATAG
- the yycH gene encoding two-component system activity regulator YycH: MSRDSILGWSFILLVAISLFLSFNIWSKVPGHLPSAKTIQNTQEVTDLLTPIKPEKILVYLGDSFTTVLKPSSYFYDKTWDVSKKLIALSLTAAPEEVDLAKQDYFIHKNGMEVVFPAPLPMSFIRQLFDISAGEASGSEEKLIRSFLVIKDKELMCYLIDSSGNYYKIGQVPDTAEIDALIKEINDSDPPMYAKLTAGVNLKVDGEVYVSLLPYELPVYSFKREPVAEKDIASTFFADFSIIRRIEERDGTIIYTDGQQGLRIYSDGRIEYNFPASAEQKKGSSLYEAFKTAIDFIVSHGGWPEGCYLASYEMPGKTQKDSSYTFNFRLRVGGLSVVNSGDYIKVTVEDNRVKYYYREVTWLLKQEGIKDLMTPVEALNTAVATKNIRALSDIYPGYMAESNILKPVWIVKTGDLEVIIQDLSE, encoded by the coding sequence TTGTCGAGGGATTCTATCCTGGGCTGGAGTTTTATCCTGCTTGTGGCCATCAGCCTTTTTCTTTCTTTTAACATTTGGTCGAAAGTTCCCGGCCATTTGCCGTCTGCAAAAACCATTCAAAATACTCAGGAAGTAACAGATCTTTTAACTCCTATCAAGCCTGAAAAAATCTTGGTATATTTGGGCGATTCTTTTACTACAGTTCTAAAACCATCTTCATATTTCTATGATAAAACCTGGGATGTTTCAAAAAAACTAATTGCTTTATCTTTAACTGCAGCTCCGGAAGAAGTGGATTTGGCAAAACAAGATTACTTTATCCACAAAAATGGTATGGAAGTCGTATTTCCTGCGCCGCTGCCGATGTCATTTATAAGGCAGCTTTTTGATATTAGTGCAGGCGAGGCATCAGGTTCGGAAGAAAAACTCATTCGTTCATTTTTGGTTATAAAGGATAAAGAGCTTATGTGCTATTTGATAGACAGCAGTGGAAATTATTATAAGATTGGACAAGTTCCTGATACTGCCGAAATAGACGCTCTTATTAAAGAAATAAACGACTCTGATCCTCCCATGTATGCAAAACTTACTGCAGGCGTAAACTTAAAAGTTGACGGAGAGGTGTATGTTTCGCTTTTGCCGTATGAGCTTCCTGTGTATTCCTTTAAAAGGGAACCTGTTGCTGAAAAAGATATTGCATCTACATTTTTTGCAGATTTTTCCATAATCAGAAGGATTGAGGAAAGGGACGGCACCATAATATACACCGATGGTCAGCAGGGACTTAGAATTTATAGCGATGGCCGTATCGAATACAATTTTCCTGCGTCTGCGGAGCAGAAGAAAGGCTCAAGCTTGTATGAAGCTTTCAAGACAGCAATAGATTTTATAGTATCTCACGGAGGCTGGCCGGAAGGCTGCTACCTGGCATCTTATGAAATGCCCGGCAAGACACAGAAAGATTCCTCTTATACTTTTAATTTCAGGCTTAGAGTGGGCGGACTTAGTGTTGTAAACTCGGGAGACTATATCAAAGTAACTGTTGAAGATAACCGGGTAAAGTATTATTATAGAGAAGTGACGTGGCTGCTAAAACAAGAAGGCATTAAAGACCTTATGACTCCTGTAGAAGCATTAAATACTGCGGTTGCTACGAAAAATATAAGGGCATTAAGCGACATTTATCCCGGTTATATGGCAGAAAGTAATATCCTAAAACCTGTGTGGATTGTTAAAACGGGAGACCTGGAGGTTATTATACAAGACCTTTCGGAGTGA
- the yycI gene encoding two-component system regulatory protein YycI gives MDWKKAISILTASFIALNIFLAINLYRQGKSADEFSLTPGQQEEIKKFLKEKGVDLSVESLKEGRPQSLLEVSFEKIDEEEVLKNFFGEKEIPEVIEVQDSRKYTLENQQLIVADNGFITYFNNNEEVIWPNLTREQAEKEAEDFIKEQAKITKGAVLDKVTYDKESGGYLCEYVRYYDGFFIDNSYITVLVTPSGIKTYYQCWLKPLGYVGKKRGVISPLIAIMRVINEEETMTFPIAIVEVKQGYYSKIYDANRWQMPPVWKIELGNGQVYYVNAYTGEMEQ, from the coding sequence TTGGATTGGAAAAAAGCAATAAGTATTCTTACAGCATCTTTTATAGCGCTCAATATATTTTTAGCAATTAATTTGTATAGACAGGGGAAGTCTGCTGATGAATTCAGTCTTACACCGGGCCAACAGGAAGAGATAAAGAAATTTCTAAAAGAGAAAGGGGTTGACCTAAGTGTTGAAAGTTTAAAGGAAGGTCGGCCCCAATCTTTGCTTGAAGTAAGTTTTGAAAAAATAGATGAAGAAGAAGTGCTGAAAAATTTTTTTGGTGAAAAAGAGATCCCGGAAGTTATTGAAGTTCAGGATAGTAGAAAATATACCTTAGAAAATCAACAGCTGATAGTAGCAGATAACGGATTTATAACATATTTTAATAATAACGAAGAAGTTATATGGCCGAATCTTACAAGAGAACAGGCAGAAAAGGAAGCTGAAGATTTTATTAAGGAGCAGGCAAAAATTACAAAAGGAGCGGTGCTCGACAAGGTAACATATGATAAGGAAAGCGGCGGCTACTTATGCGAATATGTGCGCTACTATGACGGCTTTTTCATTGACAACAGTTATATTACAGTGCTTGTTACCCCATCCGGCATTAAAACATACTATCAATGCTGGCTCAAGCCTTTAGGATATGTAGGCAAAAAGCGTGGTGTAATTTCACCTCTCATAGCTATTATGAGAGTTATCAATGAAGAGGAAACAATGACTTTTCCTATTGCAATAGTAGAGGTAAAACAAGGCTATTATTCAAAAATCTATGATGCAAACAGATGGCAAATGCCGCCGGTATGGAAGATAGAGTTAGGAAATGGACAAGTCTACTATGTAAATGCTTACACAGGAGAAATGGAGCAATAA